A window from Bacteroidota bacterium encodes these proteins:
- a CDS encoding T9SS type A sorting domain-containing protein, whose product MKKMIYSLALMLSIQIGTQAQPNVQWQKNYGGNNAERATATKQTSDGGYIVAGYTLSDNGDVVGHKNGEDYWVLKLNNSGNVVWKKIYGGNNDDRCYDVQQTSDGGYILAGTSNSTDGNISNNKGGFDMWIVKLNASGNITWKKNLGGSDDDAAYSIDELAGGGYVVAGESKSETGDLDNNKGGYDFWIVKLTATGNLVWEMNYGGSSDESAKSVQQCSDGSFIVAGETTSNDYDVSNNKGAYDFWVLRLRPNGTIRWKNTYGGTSQDNAYSVTQIANGNFIVVGETESNNGNVPNNSGGDDFLVMNLKGSGAILWSKTFGGESHENARFVRETTDGAVVVAGKTESNSGDVTNPKGGHDFWVIKVTKSSGNLEWQKTLGGFDNDFAYGIDVTADGAQVVVGASESDDGDLNNNKGNADFWIVKLGVSGQRVLAAEAATSREMIVYPNPASTFVNVAADGLNIEQINVVSIEGKMVSTVMPNAASYQLDVSNLPKGAYFLKLTLEDGMEKFARLMVD is encoded by the coding sequence ATGAAAAAAATGATCTATTCGCTGGCACTTATGCTAAGCATTCAAATTGGTACACAGGCACAGCCAAACGTACAGTGGCAAAAAAACTATGGTGGTAACAATGCAGAACGTGCTACTGCAACAAAACAAACATCGGATGGCGGTTACATCGTTGCCGGTTACACATTATCTGACAATGGTGATGTGGTGGGTCACAAAAACGGTGAAGATTATTGGGTGTTAAAACTCAACAATTCAGGAAACGTAGTGTGGAAGAAGATTTATGGTGGTAATAATGATGATCGTTGTTATGATGTACAGCAAACATCAGATGGTGGTTACATTCTTGCAGGTACTTCAAATTCTACAGATGGAAACATCTCTAATAACAAAGGTGGATTTGATATGTGGATTGTTAAGTTAAATGCAAGTGGAAACATTACCTGGAAAAAAAATCTTGGCGGCTCAGATGATGATGCAGCCTATTCAATTGACGAGTTAGCAGGCGGAGGCTATGTGGTAGCCGGTGAGTCAAAATCCGAAACGGGCGACCTTGATAATAACAAAGGGGGCTATGATTTCTGGATCGTTAAACTTACAGCAACCGGTAACCTGGTATGGGAAATGAACTATGGTGGTTCATCAGATGAAAGCGCTAAAAGCGTTCAGCAGTGTTCGGATGGCAGTTTTATTGTAGCCGGTGAAACTACTTCGAATGACTACGATGTATCAAACAACAAAGGTGCTTATGATTTTTGGGTGCTTCGCCTAAGACCTAACGGAACCATTCGCTGGAAAAATACTTACGGTGGCACTTCGCAAGACAATGCCTATTCTGTTACACAAATTGCAAACGGTAATTTCATTGTAGTAGGTGAAACAGAATCCAACAATGGAAATGTGCCCAACAACAGCGGTGGTGATGATTTCTTAGTGATGAATTTAAAAGGCAGTGGTGCTATCCTTTGGTCAAAAACGTTTGGTGGCGAATCGCATGAGAATGCTCGCTTTGTAAGAGAAACAACTGATGGTGCTGTAGTGGTTGCAGGAAAAACAGAATCCAACTCCGGTGATGTTACGAATCCAAAAGGCGGACATGATTTCTGGGTAATAAAAGTTACAAAATCATCCGGCAATCTGGAGTGGCAAAAAACCCTTGGCGGATTTGATAACGATTTCGCTTATGGAATTGATGTTACTGCTGATGGCGCGCAAGTGGTGGTTGGTGCTTCTGAATCGGATGATGGCGATTTGAATAACAACAAAGGCAATGCAGATTTCTGGATTGTAAAACTTGGTGTATCCGGTCAACGTGTGCTTGCCGCTGAGGCAGCAACATCAAGAGAAATGATTGTTTATCCAAATCCTGCTTCAACCTTTGTAAATGTAGCTGCTGATGGATTAAATATTGAGCAAATCAATGTGGTATCTATAGAAGGCAAAATGGTTTCAACGGTAATGCCAAATGCAGCCAGTTATCAGTTAGACGTTTCTAATTTACCTAAGGGTGCTTACTTCTTAAAATTAACATTAGAAGACGGAATGGAAAAATTTGCAAGACTAATGGTGGATTAA
- a CDS encoding S8 family serine peptidase — MKTKLYTLTFILFQIVIGFKTLQAQSGFLEYADSTQILLVFDDEQDTAAINELKHELQAIELATTPFTRIHLWQIPLDTIAAYGGVSGILNHAIGKPRIKGGSMNYSAPLLLNIDDNDDDPGVPQAPLCYNDSLFDCAAGTTAVNMAFMDTGFDGEPTGTRAVWLPNHPIFINRPFQNAGESGKSLNIDNDKNGFTDDVRGWDFHNNDNMPLDDNGHGSHTAGLAALKQSANNDMKRNKIMMLKTHNQEGVGSIWQVVQAIDYALRSDIKIVNMSFAYLSPVNANGKPTIVEYMMDFGKTYKGTLFIAAAGNDSINIDLPIILNNGMAVKYCPAALPNPNLIVVAAGTCENELASFSNHGSVNVDIAAPGIEIYSALLDGTYGYLTGTSMAAPHVTAAAALAASKDSVFNWKKIKYDLLNRSTPSVDLVNYVSSGRMLTFCDNYLPSANPLMVIAKANKVLCVGSTVTLNANATGGQAPYTFSWSNGSLGQLITASVAGVYTVTVTDGAGNTASETLNLFSASAPLAQTALQPVSCSDDCTTLGITNAVAGASYLWNNGLKTTSVYVCPNVSNTYSVITTTPNGCSSTTQITLASLIIEVVPLKDTAICPCTATPLNAIAQGGIGPLNYLWSPGNATTPEITVTLNNGSVAYSVSVSDSRGCTASTSAMISTSCYTPTPISTTFNPQNQTTTFNWLRGPCNINRLQLRWRCNSLSPWTTITINDTSLNSITRVLPTSCTPQWQIRNRCCNNVYSAWKSPTASRLLSDGLKKPELKNAITLFPNPAGDFIHLNLEGNSEENKIYIYNSQGKFIMHHEFDTVLKTTTIDISSLSPGLYFLRFDDAVKTFSKQ, encoded by the coding sequence ATGAAAACAAAATTATATACCCTGACATTTATTCTTTTTCAAATAGTAATTGGCTTTAAAACATTACAGGCCCAATCCGGCTTTTTGGAATATGCCGACAGCACTCAAATTTTATTGGTGTTTGATGATGAGCAGGATACCGCTGCTATCAATGAATTAAAACATGAGTTGCAGGCAATTGAGTTGGCAACCACACCATTCACACGAATTCACCTCTGGCAAATTCCGCTTGATACCATTGCTGCATATGGAGGCGTTTCTGGAATTTTGAATCATGCCATTGGTAAACCGCGCATTAAAGGCGGTTCTATGAATTATTCAGCTCCATTATTGTTAAATATAGATGACAATGATGATGATCCTGGTGTTCCGCAGGCACCATTGTGTTACAACGATTCCTTGTTTGATTGTGCAGCGGGAACAACAGCTGTAAATATGGCTTTTATGGATACCGGTTTCGATGGCGAACCAACAGGAACGCGTGCAGTTTGGTTGCCCAATCATCCGATTTTTATAAACCGGCCTTTTCAAAATGCAGGGGAGTCTGGCAAATCCTTAAATATCGATAACGATAAAAACGGTTTTACAGATGATGTTAGGGGTTGGGATTTTCATAACAATGATAATATGCCTTTAGATGATAACGGCCACGGTTCGCATACTGCAGGATTGGCTGCATTAAAACAAAGTGCCAACAATGACATGAAGCGTAATAAAATTATGATGTTGAAAACACATAATCAAGAGGGCGTAGGTTCAATTTGGCAAGTGGTGCAGGCAATTGATTATGCATTACGCTCCGATATCAAAATTGTAAATATGAGTTTTGCTTATTTGTCTCCGGTTAATGCAAATGGTAAGCCCACCATTGTTGAATACATGATGGATTTTGGTAAAACCTATAAAGGGACGCTATTTATAGCAGCAGCAGGTAACGACTCTATCAATATTGACCTACCAATAATTTTAAATAATGGTATGGCAGTGAAATACTGTCCTGCTGCACTGCCCAATCCTAATTTAATAGTGGTAGCAGCAGGCACCTGCGAAAATGAGCTTGCATCCTTTTCTAATCATGGCTCCGTAAATGTTGACATAGCAGCACCGGGAATTGAAATATACAGCGCATTGCTTGATGGAACTTACGGATATTTAACCGGTACTTCTATGGCCGCGCCTCACGTCACTGCAGCCGCTGCATTAGCAGCATCTAAGGATAGTGTATTTAACTGGAAGAAAATAAAATATGATTTGTTGAACAGAAGCACACCTTCAGTTGATCTTGTAAATTATGTTTCATCAGGACGGATGCTTACTTTTTGTGATAATTATTTGCCGTCTGCCAATCCACTTATGGTGATTGCTAAAGCTAACAAAGTTTTATGTGTTGGCAGCACTGTTACTTTAAACGCCAATGCAACAGGTGGCCAGGCTCCTTATACATTTTCATGGAGCAATGGCAGTCTTGGTCAACTTATTACCGCTTCGGTTGCCGGAGTATATACAGTAACTGTTACTGATGGTGCAGGCAACACGGCATCAGAAACATTAAACCTATTTAGTGCATCAGCGCCTCTTGCTCAAACCGCATTGCAACCGGTAAGTTGCAGTGATGATTGTACCACTCTTGGAATAACAAATGCGGTTGCAGGTGCAAGTTATTTATGGAATAACGGTTTAAAAACGACATCAGTTTATGTGTGTCCAAATGTTTCAAATACGTATTCAGTAATTACTACCACACCAAATGGATGTAGCAGTACTACTCAAATAACATTGGCAAGTTTAATTATCGAAGTAGTACCACTAAAAGATACTGCCATTTGCCCATGTACAGCTACACCGTTAAACGCCATTGCACAAGGTGGAATAGGCCCATTAAATTACTTGTGGTCGCCCGGCAATGCCACAACACCCGAAATTACGGTAACACTAAACAATGGCAGTGTGGCGTATTCGGTTTCGGTTTCGGATAGCCGAGGATGCACTGCATCAACATCTGCCATGATTTCAACATCATGTTACACTCCCACTCCAATCTCAACAACATTTAATCCTCAAAACCAAACAACCACTTTTAATTGGCTAAGAGGACCTTGTAATATTAACAGGTTGCAATTAAGATGGCGTTGCAATTCATTATCACCATGGACTACGATTACCATAAATGATACTTCTTTAAACTCAATTACACGCGTGCTTCCAACATCATGCACACCGCAATGGCAAATTAGAAACAGGTGCTGTAATAATGTTTATTCAGCTTGGAAATCGCCAACTGCTTCACGCTTACTTTCGGATGGATTAAAAAAACCGGAATTAAAAAATGCTATTACGTTATTTCCAAATCCTGCAGGTGATTTTATTCACTTAAATTTAGAAGGGAATTCAGAGGAAAACAAAATCTATATTTATAATTCGCAGGGTAAATTTATCATGCATCACGAATTTGATACAGTCCTAAAAACAACCACTATTGATATAAGTAGTTTATCGCCCGGATTGTATTTTTTAAGATTTGATGATGCTGTCAAAACCTTTTCTAAACAATAA
- a CDS encoding fibronectin type III domain-containing protein, with product MKKVTSFFASSIRTVLLFTVIACLSVLNTASAQCSQPSNLNANNLTPASVELSWSASSGANNYRLQYRANGATTWTNVTGIQGTSYTVTGLNQSTVYRWRVKANCSSYSSIAVFNSGGGGNNTACSQPSNLNATITSNTSADLSWSASPGAFSYTVQYRVQGVGAFTTISLVQGLSVSVTGLQQGATYEFKVKSSCSVYSSIALFTAGSTSGGGGTTCSAPSNTNTISVTATSAMVEWEAVNLAADYLVEYRLENALTYTTVGTFTTAFATISGLMPGQQYVWRVKANCSPNGSDVQFTTPANKLAQCSQPSNLNANNLTPTSVELSWSASSGANNYRLQYRANGTTTWTNVTGIQGTSYTVTGLNQSTVYRWRVKANCSSYSSIAVFNSGGGGNNTACSQPSNLNAVSTSNTSADLSWSASPGAFSYTVQYRVQGVGAFTTISLVQGLSVSVTGLQQGATYEFKVKSSCSVYSSIALFTAGSNSGGGGTTCSAPSNTNTISVTATSAMVEWEAVNVAADYLVEYRLENALTYTTVGTFTTAFATISGLMPGQQYVWRVKANCSPNGSDVQFTTPSNKIAQCSQPSNLNANNLTPTSVELSWSASSGANNYRLQYRANGTTTWTNVTGISGTSYTVTGLNQSTVYRWRVKANCSSYSSIAVFNSGGGGNNTACSQPSNLNAVSTSNTSADLSWSASPGAFSYTVQYRVQGVGAFTTISLVQGLSVSVTGLQQGATYEFKVKSSCSVYSSIALFTAGSNSGGGGTTCSAPSNTNTISVTATSAMVEWEAVNVAANYLVEYRLENALTYTTVGTFTTAFATINGLTPGQQYVWRVKANCSPYGSDVQFTTPANKKANDNAALANKLGAADQSSIKFTATPNPANNGFIEINTDKSTGIINIKDITGKTILEKVFSLQSNRIDVTSLKNGIYFIYLSYANEVSAVQKIAIAN from the coding sequence ATGAAAAAAGTAACAAGTTTCTTCGCATCATCAATTCGCACTGTATTACTATTTACAGTTATCGCATGCCTGTCAGTCTTAAACACTGCATCGGCACAATGTTCACAGCCATCAAACCTTAATGCCAACAATTTAACACCTGCAAGTGTTGAGTTAAGTTGGTCTGCAAGTTCGGGAGCTAACAACTATCGTTTGCAATACAGAGCCAACGGTGCTACTACATGGACTAATGTAACAGGTATTCAAGGTACTTCTTACACCGTTACCGGTTTAAATCAAAGCACTGTTTACCGTTGGAGAGTAAAAGCAAATTGTTCTTCTTATTCCAGCATAGCAGTTTTCAATTCAGGTGGCGGAGGCAATAATACCGCTTGCTCACAGCCTTCTAACTTAAATGCTACCATTACCTCTAATACGAGTGCAGATTTAAGTTGGTCAGCAAGTCCCGGTGCATTCAGTTACACAGTGCAGTACAGAGTTCAGGGCGTAGGAGCTTTCACCACTATATCTTTGGTTCAGGGCCTTAGCGTTTCTGTAACAGGATTACAACAAGGCGCGACTTATGAGTTCAAGGTAAAATCAAGCTGCTCAGTTTATTCAAGTATCGCATTATTTACAGCAGGCTCAACCAGTGGAGGCGGAGGAACAACTTGTTCAGCACCATCCAATACCAATACCATTTCGGTAACAGCTACATCAGCTATGGTAGAGTGGGAAGCAGTAAATTTAGCAGCTGATTATCTTGTTGAATACCGCTTAGAAAATGCATTAACTTACACTACTGTAGGTACATTTACAACAGCATTTGCAACTATTAGCGGTTTAATGCCAGGTCAGCAATATGTGTGGAGAGTAAAAGCAAATTGTTCGCCTAACGGTTCAGATGTTCAGTTTACAACGCCTGCAAATAAATTGGCACAATGCTCACAGCCATCAAATCTTAATGCCAACAATTTAACACCTACAAGCGTTGAGTTAAGCTGGTCTGCCAGTTCAGGAGCTAACAACTATCGTTTGCAATACAGAGCCAACGGTACTACTACATGGACTAATGTAACAGGTATTCAAGGTACTTCTTACACCGTTACCGGTTTAAATCAAAGCACTGTTTACCGTTGGAGAGTAAAAGCAAATTGTTCTTCTTATTCCAGCATAGCAGTTTTCAATTCAGGTGGTGGTGGCAACAATACCGCTTGCTCACAGCCATCAAATTTAAATGCAGTTAGCACTTCAAATACGAGTGCAGATTTAAGTTGGTCAGCAAGTCCCGGTGCATTCAGTTACACAGTGCAGTACAGAGTTCAGGGCGTAGGAGCTTTCACCACTATATCTTTGGTTCAGGGCCTTAGCGTTTCTGTAACAGGATTACAACAAGGTGCGACTTATGAGTTCAAGGTAAAATCAAGCTGCTCAGTTTATTCAAGTATCGCATTATTTACAGCAGGCTCAAACAGTGGTGGCGGAGGAACAACTTGTTCAGCACCATCCAATACCAATACCATTTCGGTAACAGCTACTTCAGCTATGGTAGAGTGGGAAGCAGTAAATGTAGCAGCTGATTATCTTGTTGAATACCGCTTAGAAAATGCATTAACTTACACTACTGTAGGTACTTTTACAACAGCATTTGCAACTATTAGCGGTTTAATGCCAGGTCAGCAATATGTGTGGAGAGTAAAAGCAAATTGTTCGCCTAACGGTTCAGATGTTCAGTTTACAACGCCATCAAATAAAATTGCACAATGCTCACAGCCATCAAATCTTAATGCCAACAATTTAACACCAACTAGCGTTGAGTTAAGCTGGTCTGCAAGTTCGGGAGCTAATAATTATCGTTTGCAGTACAGAGCTAATGGCACTACCACCTGGACTAATGTAACAGGTATATCAGGCACTTCTTACACCGTTACCGGTTTAAATCAAAGCACTGTTTACCGTTGGAGAGTAAAAGCAAATTGTTCTTCTTATTCCAGCATAGCAGTTTTCAATTCAGGTGGTGGTGGCAACAATACCGCTTGCTCACAGCCATCAAATTTAAATGCAGTTAGCACTTCAAATACGAGTGCAGATTTAAGTTGGTCAGCAAGTCCTGGTGCATTCAGTTACACAGTGCAGTACAGAGTTCAGGGCGTAGGAGCTTTTACAACTATATCTTTGGTTCAGGGCCTTAGCGTTTCTGTAACAGGATTACAACAAGGCGCGACTTATGAGTTCAAGGTAAAATCAAGCTGCTCAGTTTATTCAAGTATCGCATTATTTACAGCAGGCTCAAACAGTGGTGGCGGAGGAACAACTTGTTCAGCACCATCCAATACCAATACCATTTCGGTAACAGCTACTTCAGCTATGGTAGAGTGGGAAGCAGTTAATGTTGCAGCTAATTATTTAGTTGAATACCGTTTAGAGAATGCATTAACTTACACTACTGTAGGTACTTTTACAACAGCATTTGCAACTATTAACGGCTTAACACCTGGTCAGCAATATGTTTGGAGAGTAAAAGCAAATTGTTCGCCTTATGGTTCAGATGTTCAGTTTACAACGCCTGCAAATAAAAAGGCAAATGATAATGCTGCTTTGGCGAATAAACTTGGCGCTGCTGATCAAAGTTCAATTAAGTTTACAGCTACTCCAAATCCTGCAAACAATGGATTTATTGAAATTAACACCGACAAATCTACAGGCATCATCAATATAAAAGATATAACTGGAAAAACCATATTAGAAAAAGTGTTTTCGTTGCAATCCAATAGAATTGATGTAACCTCATTAAAAAATGGCATTTACTTTATTTACTTATCGTATGCAAATGAAGTTAGTGCTGTTCAAAAAATTGCAATCGCTAACTAA
- a CDS encoding CHAT domain-containing protein → MAALKSPRSERAIEPLANKAMLYANQGKEDLEMAIKAHSLFQQTDSMIQLSRLYYRHQESKIEFTRKIRNTYELAINNALRIYHVTQHKEYFEDALTFCEKSKATAIRDKFHKQAVQAFAGIPDSMLEKELQLNLQLGAATQALLSINDNSDTLYYATLKTLEDVKHKMEEFDESLEEDFPRYYNWLKEPEKKASLIDIQKALKPGSILIEYFLGSEQIYVFGVSDKQYQNWVFANNETVDATLNNYKTNIEAGSNFKSSAFCESAFKAYQLLLEQPLNYFTEKNEVSNLKIVPDGIIGNIPFDALMTRACQNINADAPYLVKKYSHSFLYSNRLLLDKTVKRQWFGNKACAIFGINYLSNKQLYGDSVYSSLPFIEEEVLSVQQLNGGDLYFNDAATVTHLEKKLSDSDILHIAVHGSFNEDNPGASGLVFSKQNVSDKRNNTLSLAAIYGLHTSAQFIYLSACFSGKGMLAASEGVMSLSRAFTYAGAKSQVITLWEVSDRASAIIAKSFYEHLKNGKTKDDALRLAKLKYIDESSTAIGQNPFFWAGSVVVGNADPLYANPIITWLVGAIFLLIFVALWYWRNKSN, encoded by the coding sequence TTGGCTGCCCTTAAATCACCGCGTAGTGAAAGAGCTATAGAACCACTTGCAAATAAGGCAATGTTGTATGCAAATCAAGGTAAAGAAGATTTAGAAATGGCAATCAAGGCGCATAGTTTATTTCAACAAACCGATTCAATGATTCAACTTTCACGATTGTATTACAGACATCAGGAATCCAAAATTGAGTTTACCCGAAAAATACGCAACACCTATGAGTTAGCCATTAATAATGCTTTGCGGATATACCACGTTACTCAGCATAAAGAATACTTTGAAGATGCTCTTACTTTTTGTGAAAAAAGCAAAGCTACTGCCATAAGAGATAAATTTCACAAACAAGCTGTACAGGCATTTGCCGGCATTCCCGATTCGATGTTGGAAAAAGAGCTTCAGCTGAATCTACAATTGGGAGCTGCAACACAAGCACTGCTTTCTATAAATGATAATTCAGATACACTTTATTACGCAACTTTAAAAACACTTGAAGATGTAAAACATAAAATGGAGGAGTTTGACGAAAGCCTTGAAGAAGATTTTCCACGTTATTACAATTGGCTAAAAGAACCTGAAAAAAAGGCTTCATTAATCGATATTCAGAAAGCACTTAAGCCCGGCAGTATTCTTATTGAGTATTTTTTAGGGAGTGAACAGATTTATGTTTTTGGTGTATCAGATAAGCAGTATCAGAATTGGGTTTTTGCTAATAACGAAACAGTGGATGCTACTTTAAATAATTATAAAACAAATATTGAAGCGGGTTCAAATTTTAAATCTTCTGCTTTTTGCGAAAGTGCTTTCAAAGCTTATCAACTTTTACTGGAACAACCACTTAATTACTTTACAGAAAAAAATGAAGTCAGCAATCTTAAAATTGTACCTGATGGCATTATTGGAAACATTCCATTTGATGCTTTAATGACTCGCGCATGTCAAAACATTAATGCTGATGCGCCTTACCTGGTAAAAAAATACAGCCATAGTTTTTTGTATAGTAACCGTTTGCTGCTTGATAAAACTGTGAAAAGGCAATGGTTCGGAAACAAAGCCTGTGCCATTTTCGGCATCAACTATTTGAGCAACAAACAGCTTTATGGCGATTCGGTTTACAGTAGTTTACCGTTTATTGAAGAAGAAGTATTGAGTGTGCAACAATTGAATGGCGGAGATTTATACTTTAATGATGCTGCAACCGTAACTCATTTAGAAAAAAAATTAAGCGACTCAGATATTTTGCATATTGCTGTGCATGGATCTTTTAACGAGGATAATCCCGGTGCTTCCGGATTGGTTTTTTCAAAACAAAACGTGAGCGATAAACGCAACAATACATTATCACTTGCAGCTATTTATGGCTTGCATACAAGTGCCCAATTTATTTATCTCTCAGCTTGTTTTAGTGGCAAGGGTATGCTTGCTGCCAGCGAAGGTGTTATGAGTTTATCACGTGCATTTACTTATGCAGGTGCCAAAAGCCAGGTGATTACTTTATGGGAAGTTTCCGATCGTGCCTCGGCCATCATTGCCAAAAGTTTTTACGAACATTTAAAAAATGGCAAAACAAAAGATGATGCCCTTAGGCTTGCCAAACTCAAATACATTGATGAGTCCTCTACAGCTATCGGACAAAACCCATTCTTTTGGGCAGGTTCAGTAGTGGTTGGTAATGCCGACCCGCTTTATGCCAATCCTATAATTACTTGGTTGGTTGGAGCAATTTTTCTACTGATTTTT
- a CDS encoding tetratricopeptide repeat protein has product MKVFKADICAISFLLIVISDQGTGQKNHQETKTVSADAALCRTEIERIIDKAMAFGDQRGIALITNSINNYNTCLSPNDSSIGNLYHKAGVLYYINNSYSDAILWFNKALPIREKNAGNSLEPLLNTLNGLAQSHLQLFHYDTAEQLIERQLVLIEEGTNTYDETKADLYLADAQLAFVIEDYTRCIEKLIIASGLYESVNTNTYNHGVVLNMLGATSDLLDQPAKAISYYQRAIQVFDLNQELYFKALAFHNMGMAYAKLNSTDSAIGYLNKSLTIHIGNSDTIEMARHYIEMAKIEESKNQFEKAKQLAETSLTMREKMLPEWHDDVIESQLVLGGIFIKEAKQNKLKQKKLNASAMALFDNALFGCP; this is encoded by the coding sequence GTGAAGGTTTTCAAAGCAGATATTTGTGCTATTTCGTTTTTATTGATTGTCATTTCTGATCAGGGTACTGGCCAAAAAAATCATCAAGAAACAAAAACTGTTTCTGCAGATGCAGCGCTATGTCGAACAGAAATTGAGCGGATTATTGATAAAGCGATGGCATTTGGCGACCAACGGGGCATTGCGTTAATCACTAATTCAATTAATAATTATAATACCTGCTTATCACCTAATGATAGTTCGATAGGTAACTTGTATCATAAAGCAGGTGTGCTTTACTACATTAATAACTCTTACAGCGATGCTATACTTTGGTTTAACAAGGCGCTGCCGATCAGAGAAAAAAACGCAGGGAATTCATTAGAACCACTTCTGAATACTTTAAATGGTCTTGCACAATCGCATTTGCAATTATTTCATTACGATACTGCCGAACAATTAATCGAGCGTCAACTTGTATTGATTGAAGAAGGCACGAACACCTATGATGAAACAAAAGCAGATTTATATCTTGCTGATGCACAATTGGCATTTGTGATTGAGGACTATACAAGATGCATTGAAAAATTAATCATTGCATCAGGTCTTTATGAAAGTGTAAACACAAACACCTATAATCACGGTGTGGTACTTAACATGTTAGGCGCAACATCAGACCTTTTAGATCAACCTGCTAAAGCCATTTCATATTACCAGCGTGCAATTCAAGTTTTTGATTTGAATCAGGAGTTGTACTTTAAAGCACTTGCCTTCCACAATATGGGCATGGCTTATGCCAAGCTAAACAGCACAGATTCAGCAATTGGGTATCTGAACAAATCGCTTACTATTCATATTGGTAACAGCGATACCATAGAAATGGCGCGGCATTATATAGAGATGGCAAAAATTGAAGAATCCAAAAATCAATTTGAAAAAGCGAAACAGTTAGCGGAGACAAGCCTTACAATGCGTGAAAAAATGTTGCCTGAATGGCATGACGATGTAATTGAATCGCAACTTGTATTGGGTGGAATTTTTATAAAAGAAGCGAAACAGAACAAGCTCAAACAAAAGAAGCTTAATGCTTCGGCCATGGCATTGTTTGATAATGCACTTTTTGGCTGCCCTTAA
- a CDS encoding transposase: MGENRKFVGQPILSQIIDSSDLSTLRRKHKSDRYYKRLPVRKHLACLFYGVFSYCNGLRELCEGLMGCEGKLTHLRLDTAPARSTLSDANRNRSYLIFEDLYFNLVGRYQSFISDSRLKGLSIRNLKIIDSTTIRLFSDILCGVGRNPTNGSRKKGGIKGHSMMDAFSGIVDYVHITAAKVHDRKFLYHFTPPKNSFLVFDKAYNHYKQFDKWTTEHIWFVTRMKTNAKFHVTKVLQDKRRRKTLRVS; this comes from the coding sequence ATGGGCGAAAATAGAAAATTTGTCGGACAGCCGATACTATCTCAGATAATAGATTCTTCAGATTTATCAACCTTGCGCAGAAAGCACAAGAGTGACCGGTATTATAAACGGCTTCCTGTACGCAAACATTTGGCATGCTTATTCTACGGAGTGTTCAGTTACTGTAATGGCCTAAGAGAGCTCTGTGAGGGCCTTATGGGCTGTGAAGGCAAACTAACACACCTGCGATTGGACACGGCACCAGCTCGAAGTACACTATCAGATGCAAACAGAAATAGAAGTTATCTAATTTTCGAGGACTTGTATTTTAATCTTGTTGGACGTTATCAAAGTTTTATCTCGGACAGCCGATTGAAGGGTTTGAGTATTCGGAATTTAAAGATCATAGATAGCACTACCATTAGACTCTTCAGTGATATACTGTGTGGCGTAGGGCGAAATCCAACGAATGGTTCACGAAAGAAGGGAGGCATCAAGGGGCATTCGATGATGGATGCCTTTAGCGGCATCGTAGACTACGTGCATATTACAGCCGCTAAAGTACATGACCGAAAGTTTCTTTATCATTTTACTCCTCCTAAGAATAGTTTTCTAGTTTTTGATAAAGCCTACAATCATTACAAACAGTTTGACAAATGGACAACTGAGCATATATGGTTTGTTACACGAATGAAAACGAATGCAAAATTCCATGTAACCAAAGTATTACAAGATAAACGAAGAAGAAAAACCCTAAGGGTATCCTAA
- a CDS encoding transposase, translating to MVAVGYKENNKEYRVKLGRIIFKAEDRKQYVFITNNMKLKATEIATIYKYRWMIELLFRQIKQNFPIRYFWGESENAVKMQVYMVLIAQLLMVVIRKKSETKKSFANVITLIRLHLMSYVSLFDFIKDTYMTWQKANAPPNLFAK from the coding sequence TTGGTAGCGGTAGGGTACAAAGAGAACAATAAGGAGTATAGAGTAAAGTTGGGGCGAATTATTTTCAAGGCAGAAGACAGGAAACAGTATGTTTTCATTACGAATAACATGAAGCTCAAAGCCACTGAAATAGCGACTATTTACAAATACCGTTGGATGATTGAACTTCTGTTTAGGCAAATCAAACAGAACTTTCCGATCCGATATTTTTGGGGTGAAAGCGAGAACGCTGTGAAGATGCAAGTCTATATGGTACTCATCGCTCAGCTTCTGATGGTGGTGATTAGAAAGAAATCAGAAACAAAAAAATCTTTTGCTAATGTCATCACTCTTATTAGGCTACATCTTATGAGTTATGTAAGTCTGTTTGATTTTATAAAAGACACCTACATGACTTGGCAAAAAGCTAATGCGCCTCCCAATCTCTTTGCCAAATAG